In Thermorudis peleae, a genomic segment contains:
- a CDS encoding ribonucleoside-diphosphate reductase subunit alpha translates to MVAELRAPASLATSLHTEAVPSAAWLEQRILDSLQRLPEEPEAQADAARALLAKIALEIAGQPHLAYRDYFPTYVRYGVEVGALDPALLDYDLELLAQAIVPERDALLSYVALATLADRYLVRHPETRQLLEAPQALWMRVAMGLALREPRGEREQWALRWYKLMSTLHYVPSTPTLFNAGTPHHQLASCYLAEVEDSLESILSSAHEFGMLAKYAGGIGTAVSKIRAVGSPVKGINGTSGGLIPFLHLYDALLASVSQGGRRRGTMCVYLEPWHLEVEAFLDLRRNAGDPYRRTPSLNTALWIPDEFFRRVEADADWYLFDPAVAPELPELFGEAFSARYRTLCQQAANGELPRRAWRRLPARELWLQILASLMETGHPWITFKDTANHRAMLAGMIHSSNLCTEIFLPTSHEEVAVCNLGSVNLARHLRADGTMDWDQLAHTVRLAMRALDNVIDLNLYPSPRAEASNLRNRPVGLGMMGFAEVLARQGLSYNAPAAAELADQLAEFVSYHAILASHELAGERGSFPTFAQSRWARGQVPIDTIAELDERREQPIAVDRTMRLDWDVVRERVRRGMRNGAVMAIAPTATIALIAGTTPSLDPYYSNVFSRQTLSGKFLEINPVLVESLRQRGLWTALVPRLIEARGDLRQIPECPPDLVDRFPTAYQITPEAYIEVAARVQKWVDMGVSRNLYHHADRPGQLSEVYLTAWRKGLKSTYYCFVQPRMQAEQSTVAVNKARRRPQWVQLAEQDVLAQNSMHSANGAHCSLDGTCESCQ, encoded by the coding sequence ATGGTTGCAGAACTCCGCGCACCTGCATCGCTGGCGACGTCGTTGCACACTGAGGCCGTACCATCAGCTGCGTGGCTCGAACAGCGCATTCTTGACTCCCTCCAGCGCCTGCCAGAAGAGCCTGAAGCACAGGCTGACGCCGCGCGAGCGTTGCTGGCGAAGATCGCATTGGAGATTGCTGGGCAGCCACACCTTGCCTACCGTGACTACTTTCCGACGTATGTACGGTACGGCGTCGAAGTCGGTGCGCTTGATCCAGCCCTACTTGACTACGACCTTGAGTTGCTAGCGCAAGCCATTGTCCCGGAACGGGATGCCCTTCTGAGCTACGTTGCACTGGCAACACTGGCTGATCGCTATCTTGTGCGTCATCCCGAAACGCGGCAGCTTCTTGAAGCCCCGCAAGCGCTCTGGATGCGGGTAGCCATGGGTTTGGCGTTGCGCGAACCACGCGGGGAACGTGAGCAGTGGGCGCTCCGCTGGTATAAGCTGATGAGTACGCTGCACTACGTACCGAGCACGCCAACGCTCTTCAATGCCGGCACACCGCATCACCAATTGGCTTCCTGCTACCTCGCTGAAGTCGAAGACAGTCTGGAAAGCATCCTCAGTTCGGCACACGAATTTGGGATGCTCGCCAAATATGCGGGTGGGATCGGCACGGCAGTAAGCAAGATTCGCGCGGTTGGCTCACCGGTCAAGGGCATCAACGGTACGAGTGGTGGCCTGATTCCCTTCCTCCACCTCTATGACGCACTGCTTGCCTCAGTGAGCCAAGGTGGACGGCGACGCGGCACCATGTGTGTTTATCTCGAGCCGTGGCACCTGGAAGTCGAAGCCTTCCTCGACCTACGGCGCAATGCTGGCGATCCCTATCGACGCACACCGTCGCTCAACACTGCGCTATGGATCCCCGATGAATTCTTCCGACGTGTCGAGGCTGATGCCGACTGGTACCTCTTCGACCCGGCTGTTGCGCCCGAACTCCCCGAGTTGTTCGGCGAAGCATTCAGCGCGCGCTACCGCACCCTCTGCCAACAGGCTGCGAACGGCGAGCTACCGCGCCGCGCCTGGCGGCGCCTGCCAGCTCGCGAACTTTGGCTGCAGATACTCGCCAGCCTCATGGAAACCGGCCATCCCTGGATCACGTTCAAGGACACGGCAAACCATCGCGCTATGTTGGCCGGCATGATCCACTCAAGCAATCTTTGCACCGAAATCTTCTTGCCAACAAGTCACGAGGAGGTTGCCGTTTGCAACCTCGGCAGTGTGAACCTCGCACGCCACCTGCGAGCCGACGGCACGATGGACTGGGATCAACTGGCTCACACAGTGCGACTTGCCATGCGAGCGTTGGACAATGTGATCGATCTCAACCTCTATCCCTCACCACGAGCCGAAGCGAGCAATCTGCGGAATCGACCAGTTGGGCTGGGGATGATGGGCTTTGCTGAAGTGTTAGCCCGGCAAGGGCTGTCGTACAACGCCCCAGCAGCAGCTGAACTCGCCGATCAGCTCGCTGAGTTCGTGAGTTACCACGCGATTTTGGCTAGTCACGAACTCGCAGGCGAGCGCGGGAGCTTCCCAACCTTCGCCCAGAGCCGCTGGGCACGCGGACAAGTGCCGATTGACACCATCGCCGAACTCGATGAGCGACGCGAGCAGCCGATCGCGGTCGATCGCACCATGCGGCTGGACTGGGACGTTGTTCGGGAACGCGTGCGACGTGGGATGCGGAATGGCGCGGTGATGGCTATTGCCCCAACGGCAACGATTGCCTTGATCGCAGGGACCACACCAAGTCTCGACCCGTATTACAGCAATGTGTTCAGCCGGCAGACGCTCTCGGGCAAGTTCCTTGAAATTAACCCAGTGCTGGTGGAGAGCTTGCGTCAGCGCGGGTTATGGACCGCACTCGTGCCCCGACTCATCGAAGCCCGTGGCGACCTACGGCAGATTCCCGAATGCCCGCCAGATCTCGTCGACCGCTTCCCCACTGCCTACCAGATCACGCCCGAAGCCTACATTGAGGTTGCGGCACGCGTCCAGAAGTGGGTTGACATGGGTGTAAGCCGCAACCTGTACCACCATGCCGACCGCCCTGGACAGCTGAGCGAGGTCTATCTCACAGCATGGCGCAAAGGTCTCAAGAGCACCTATTACTGCTTCGTCCAGCCACGCATGCAGGCAGAACAGTCGACGGTTGCGGTGAACAAGGCACGGCGACGCCCACAGTGGGTGCAACTCGCTGAGCAAGACGTGCTAGCACAGAACAGCATGCATAGCGCAAATGGCGCCCATTGCAGCCTCGACGGCACGTGCGAGAGCTGCCAGTAG
- a CDS encoding long-chain fatty acid--CoA ligase → MLRGLMMDYQLTLPAMLRRAETFFPHKEIVTRLPNKELFRYTYADMARRTKQLALALQRLGVQEGDRVATLCWNHHQHLEAYFGIPATGAVLHTLNLRLPPDDLAYIINHAEDRVILVDQILLPVFERVRDRVQPEHVIVVGAAGPVPEGMLDYEQLLAAEDPNAFTYRELNEWQAAAMCYTSGTTGRPKGVLYSHRAIVLHSLVSALPDCTALSESDVLMPVVPMFHVNAWGMPFTATMLGAKQVFPGPHLDPQSLAELIHQERVTFTAGVPTIWLGLLQFLDKHPGEYDLSSLRAITSGGQAAPEAMIRGFQERHGIHVYTGWGMTETTPIGLLVGQTKELLERPLDEQYRYRAKAGRPLPFFEVRIRNENGIAPWDGKTMGELEVRAPWVASAYYNYPEGASSFTEDGWLRTGDIATIDPEGWVEIQDRAKDVVKSGGEWISSVRLENALMAHPAVAEAAVVPAEHPKWLERPIALVVLKEGQHATPEELRAFLEQQFPRWWLPDAFIFVPEIPKTSTGKFLKAALRDQYRKYLIESGLAVTPSSE, encoded by the coding sequence ATGTTACGCGGACTCATGATGGACTATCAACTCACCCTTCCTGCCATGCTTCGACGAGCCGAAACATTCTTCCCCCATAAGGAAATCGTCACCCGGCTCCCCAACAAGGAGCTATTCCGCTATACCTACGCCGATATGGCGCGCCGCACAAAGCAACTTGCGCTTGCACTGCAACGCCTTGGTGTCCAGGAGGGTGATCGAGTTGCGACACTCTGTTGGAACCATCATCAGCATCTCGAAGCCTACTTCGGTATCCCAGCGACGGGTGCGGTGCTGCATACCCTTAACCTACGCCTGCCGCCCGACGACTTAGCCTATATCATCAATCACGCCGAAGATCGCGTGATCTTAGTTGACCAAATCTTGTTGCCGGTTTTCGAGCGCGTGCGCGACCGCGTTCAACCTGAGCATGTCATTGTCGTCGGCGCCGCTGGCCCAGTGCCCGAGGGAATGCTCGACTATGAGCAGTTGCTCGCAGCTGAAGACCCCAATGCGTTCACCTATCGTGAGTTGAACGAGTGGCAAGCTGCAGCCATGTGTTATACCTCGGGCACGACCGGGCGGCCAAAGGGCGTTCTCTACTCGCACCGTGCCATTGTGCTCCATTCGCTGGTCAGTGCCTTGCCTGACTGTACTGCTCTCTCAGAATCAGATGTGTTAATGCCCGTTGTGCCAATGTTCCATGTGAATGCCTGGGGGATGCCCTTCACAGCTACCATGCTCGGTGCCAAGCAGGTCTTCCCAGGTCCTCACCTCGATCCCCAGAGCTTGGCTGAGTTGATCCATCAGGAGCGTGTCACGTTCACCGCTGGTGTGCCAACGATCTGGCTCGGCTTGCTGCAGTTCCTTGACAAGCATCCTGGCGAGTATGACCTCTCAAGCTTGCGAGCTATTACATCGGGTGGTCAGGCCGCGCCCGAGGCCATGATTCGGGGGTTCCAGGAACGGCATGGGATTCATGTCTACACTGGCTGGGGCATGACCGAGACAACGCCGATTGGCTTGCTCGTTGGGCAAACGAAGGAGTTGCTTGAACGGCCACTCGATGAGCAGTATCGCTATCGCGCGAAGGCTGGTCGACCGTTGCCCTTCTTTGAAGTGCGCATTCGCAATGAGAACGGTATTGCTCCGTGGGATGGCAAGACCATGGGTGAGCTGGAGGTGCGCGCTCCATGGGTTGCCAGCGCGTACTACAACTACCCTGAAGGTGCTAGCTCCTTTACTGAGGATGGATGGTTGCGCACAGGCGACATTGCGACGATCGATCCCGAGGGCTGGGTTGAAATCCAGGATCGGGCGAAGGATGTGGTCAAGTCCGGTGGCGAGTGGATCAGCTCAGTGCGTCTTGAGAATGCACTCATGGCGCATCCCGCAGTTGCCGAAGCTGCTGTCGTGCCGGCCGAGCATCCCAAGTGGCTCGAGCGGCCGATCGCGCTGGTGGTGCTCAAGGAAGGCCAGCACGCTACTCCGGAAGAGTTGCGCGCGTTCCTTGAACAGCAGTTCCCACGCTGGTGGTTGCCGGATGCCTTCATCTTCGTCCCTGAGATTCCGAAGACCTCGACCGGCAAATTCCTGAAGGCTGCTTTGCGTGACCAGTATCGCAAGTATCTGATTGAATCAGGGTTGGCTGTTACGCCCTCGTCCGAATAG
- a CDS encoding acyl-CoA dehydrogenase family protein has protein sequence MDFQLTPEQQALRDRARAFAEREILPVAAKYDREEAHPHEVILRARAEGLTELGIPREYGGPGLGALDVAIVSEQFAWACPGMATALGMNGLAAEPIIIAGTEEQKRRWLPRLTQGEYASYAVTEPDAGSDVASMTTRAERRGDHYVINGVKRWIGNAPHANFMVVFAKTDPSAGHRGISAFIVERDTPGIEVRKLHKFGQRAVQNGEITFTDVVVPAENRLGNEGDGFLIAMKVFDRTRPMVAAFGVGVIQRCLDESLRYALQRRTMGQPIIQHQAVGHKIAEMQIRLNAARWLTYHAAWLADQGQRNTLEAALAKAFAADSAMWAATEAMQIFGGNSYSIDYPIEKIFRDTKLLQIYEGTSEIQRNIIVRELAKAAIAAATAAAGVPAF, from the coding sequence ATGGATTTCCAGTTGACACCGGAACAGCAAGCGCTTCGTGATCGCGCTCGAGCCTTTGCCGAACGGGAGATTTTGCCAGTCGCTGCCAAATATGACCGCGAAGAGGCCCATCCGCACGAAGTGATCCTTCGTGCTCGTGCTGAAGGGCTGACAGAACTTGGCATCCCGCGTGAATATGGTGGCCCAGGCCTTGGCGCGCTTGACGTTGCGATCGTCAGCGAGCAGTTCGCTTGGGCATGCCCAGGCATGGCGACGGCGCTCGGCATGAACGGCCTGGCGGCTGAACCGATCATCATCGCTGGCACGGAGGAACAGAAGCGCCGCTGGTTGCCTCGCTTAACCCAAGGCGAATATGCAAGCTATGCTGTCACGGAGCCCGATGCGGGATCTGACGTTGCCAGTATGACGACCCGTGCTGAACGCCGTGGCGACCACTATGTCATTAACGGCGTAAAGCGCTGGATTGGCAATGCCCCGCACGCAAACTTCATGGTGGTCTTTGCCAAGACTGATCCATCGGCTGGCCATCGGGGTATCAGTGCCTTCATTGTCGAGCGGGATACGCCTGGTATTGAAGTGCGCAAGTTGCACAAATTCGGTCAGCGTGCCGTGCAGAATGGCGAGATTACCTTTACTGATGTCGTGGTGCCTGCTGAAAACCGTCTCGGGAACGAGGGCGATGGCTTCCTGATCGCGATGAAAGTCTTTGACCGCACCCGTCCGATGGTCGCGGCATTTGGTGTTGGTGTGATCCAGCGTTGCCTCGATGAATCGCTGCGATATGCCCTCCAGCGGCGCACGATGGGCCAGCCGATCATCCAACATCAGGCTGTTGGTCATAAGATTGCGGAGATGCAAATCCGTCTCAATGCCGCTCGGTGGCTCACCTATCACGCTGCCTGGCTTGCTGACCAAGGGCAGCGCAATACGCTCGAGGCTGCCCTTGCGAAGGCGTTCGCTGCTGATAGTGCAATGTGGGCCGCAACGGAGGCAATGCAAATCTTTGGTGGGAACAGTTACAGCATCGATTACCCGATCGAGAAGATTTTCCGCGACACCAAGCTCTTGCAAATCTACGAGGGTACAAGCGAGATCCAGCGCAACATTATCGTGCGGGAGCTTGCCAAAGCGGCAATCGCAGCAGCGACAGCCGCTGCGGGTGTGCCAGCCTTCTAG
- a CDS encoding ribonucleotide-diphosphate reductase subunit beta codes for MAEAPARSLLGGDPLAAVELFPLRYPWAYAHVQQAKHNTWFPEEVPLHDDVRDWHERLSDEERRAVEMFLGFFNPMESLVTTNLLLSLYRPITAPEVRLYLARQAWEEANHTMAFEYVIKTLPVDRARVFALHTDHPDVAAKEAFQRRLIEGWLVEPDISTVEGVQRLCHNLIGFFVVLEGIFFYSGFALALAFRQRNLLRGLCSIVDWVLKDESLHLSFGIHLITTLLEEHPEIMTPAFAQTVQQLILEAVELEERYNRAVLPQPIIGLSADALNGYVRYVADRRLEELGLPAAFGNPNPLKWMATQLDVPELVNFFEARNVHYEVGRERS; via the coding sequence ATGGCAGAAGCACCAGCGCGCTCACTCCTTGGTGGTGATCCACTCGCTGCCGTTGAGCTTTTCCCTCTACGATATCCCTGGGCGTATGCTCATGTACAACAAGCCAAACATAATACCTGGTTCCCGGAGGAAGTCCCGCTCCATGATGACGTGCGTGACTGGCACGAGCGACTCAGCGATGAAGAGCGACGAGCGGTCGAGATGTTCTTGGGCTTCTTCAATCCCATGGAATCGCTCGTTACGACGAACCTGCTCCTCTCGCTCTACCGGCCAATCACGGCACCGGAAGTACGGCTCTACCTCGCGCGCCAGGCCTGGGAAGAAGCGAACCACACTATGGCATTTGAATATGTCATCAAGACGTTGCCAGTCGACCGAGCGCGGGTCTTCGCGCTTCATACCGATCACCCCGATGTCGCTGCCAAGGAGGCGTTCCAGCGTCGGCTAATCGAAGGATGGCTTGTTGAGCCGGACATTTCGACAGTCGAAGGTGTGCAGCGATTGTGCCATAACCTCATCGGTTTCTTCGTTGTGCTGGAAGGAATTTTCTTCTATTCAGGCTTTGCGCTGGCACTGGCCTTCCGACAGCGAAACCTGCTACGCGGGCTGTGCAGTATCGTCGATTGGGTGTTGAAGGACGAGAGCCTGCATCTTTCGTTCGGCATCCACCTGATCACAACATTACTCGAAGAGCATCCAGAGATTATGACGCCAGCATTTGCACAAACCGTCCAGCAGCTCATTCTCGAGGCAGTGGAACTCGAAGAGCGGTATAACCGCGCAGTCCTGCCGCAGCCGATCATCGGGCTCAGCGCCGACGCGCTCAACGGCTACGTTCGTTACGTGGCTGACCGGCGTCTCGAGGAACTCGGGCTCCCGGCCGCGTTTGGCAATCCTAACCCACTCAAGTGGATGGCCACCCAGCTTGATGTACCAGAACTGGTCAACTTCTTCGAGGCACGCAACGTGCACTATGAAGTTGGCCGTGAGCGCAGTTAG
- a CDS encoding thiolase family protein: protein MREAVILSAVRSPVARGKPDGALAHVHPVDLSAAVMRAAVERAGVDPGKLDDVLWGCAMPEASQGLNVARLSILRAGFPTSVPGATVNRFCSSGLQTIAMAAQSIMTGMADLVLAGGVEMMSQMPMSGYHTRIHPELTEAYIGMGFTAERVAERWGIPREEQDAYALESHRKAAQAWDAGLFDDEIVPIPVGTDGDGQTRWFTRDETIRPDTSLEKLAALRPAFKVNGTVTAGNSSPYSDGAAAVVLASREFAEAHGLQPLARFVTFAVAGVDPDIMGIGPARAIPKALARAGIDLDDLKRIELNEAFAAQVLAVIKEAELPRERLNIQGGAIALGHPLGATGAKLTATLVHALRREGGGYGMVTMCIGGGMGAAGIFEVFANGKASR from the coding sequence ATGCGTGAAGCAGTCATTTTGAGTGCAGTCCGGAGCCCGGTGGCCCGCGGCAAGCCAGATGGCGCACTTGCCCATGTCCACCCGGTTGATTTGTCAGCTGCGGTTATGCGTGCAGCAGTCGAACGTGCTGGTGTTGATCCTGGCAAGCTCGACGATGTGCTCTGGGGTTGCGCCATGCCCGAGGCCTCTCAGGGGCTCAATGTTGCTCGGCTCTCCATCTTGCGCGCCGGTTTCCCGACAAGTGTCCCAGGTGCCACAGTCAATCGATTCTGCTCAAGTGGACTACAGACCATTGCGATGGCGGCCCAGTCGATTATGACTGGTATGGCTGACCTTGTTCTTGCTGGCGGCGTTGAGATGATGAGCCAGATGCCGATGTCGGGCTACCATACGCGCATTCACCCTGAGCTTACCGAGGCGTACATCGGCATGGGCTTCACTGCGGAGCGCGTTGCTGAGCGCTGGGGCATCCCTCGGGAAGAGCAAGATGCGTACGCGCTTGAGAGCCATCGCAAAGCAGCGCAGGCGTGGGATGCTGGCCTCTTCGATGACGAAATCGTGCCGATTCCAGTTGGCACGGATGGCGATGGCCAGACCCGCTGGTTTACCCGTGATGAAACGATTCGACCTGATACGTCACTTGAAAAGCTAGCGGCCCTGCGGCCAGCCTTCAAGGTCAATGGCACGGTCACTGCTGGTAACTCTAGCCCCTATTCTGATGGCGCGGCTGCCGTTGTCCTCGCCAGCCGCGAATTTGCCGAAGCCCATGGCCTGCAACCACTTGCGCGCTTCGTTACCTTCGCGGTGGCTGGCGTTGATCCAGACATTATGGGCATTGGTCCTGCCCGGGCAATCCCGAAGGCGCTTGCGCGTGCTGGCATTGATCTTGATGACCTCAAACGTATTGAGCTGAACGAAGCCTTTGCTGCCCAGGTGCTCGCTGTCATTAAGGAAGCGGAATTGCCACGCGAGCGTCTCAATATCCAAGGCGGGGCAATCGCGCTCGGCCATCCACTCGGCGCGACTGGTGCGAAGCTGACGGCGACGCTTGTCCATGCTCTCCGCCGTGAAGGTGGTGGCTACGGCATGGTCACGATGTGCATTGGCGGTGGAATGGGTGCCGCGGGCATCTTTGAAGTCTTTGCCAATGGCAAGGCCTCACGGTAG